CAGGGTACTAGGATGAGTCGGGCATGTCCAGAGTGCACAGTGTGTCTgggtcactggcagctcaggagcgacatgtgtagcttgacagagagcgagacagcgagagggagggagagagaaaagaggagaaggagagataacagttagcaacagtggtaacttggtggttctggggtttaaacctgcaCTCATGATTAGTAAAGGAAGGAAAACAGATTAAGATTCTGTTATTTCTCACATGTACCTTATATAActgtaaaatcatttatttatttatttttgtatattccAGTTAGTAAGCTgtggtcagagtgcagggtcagtcaCAATACCCCTGGGGcaaatagggttaagggccttgttcaaggcgGCGCTGGGGCTTAAACAGAAGTTATCCCATATAACTGTGAGGCATGACGGGGGCAGCCTCATGTTGCTGGAGGGTTTCACTAGAAAAGGCTGTTGGTGAACTGCAGAAATTACACATAATGAGAGAGGTGAACTAGCTAGAAATATTAAAGCTACAACTCGGGTAAGCTTGTAACATAATGgctaaaaaacaacaatgtgAATGTTTTGTAGTggctattatttatatatatatatatataatctgaaTCCTGAAAAGAAAATCTGTGGACTAATTTAAACATGTGCTTGGTTAGTCCAGTTCTCAAAGTATTGTGAGAGGATTGAGAAAGGCGACCCCAAGAGTATGATTTAGTTTAAGTACGTATTCCAAAATACGGTTTTTAGTGCTGAATTGGTATTgtaagtaacttttttttcaatgcatGTGGTCTTGAATAATTCAGGGAATCCAAAAAGGTATAAGATCAGTATTAAGTGAAGACGAGGGGGGAGAAAAAACTATTTAGATATGAATCATGATTCTCTGACTAaatcgtttatttatttatttattaatttttttaagttttgccTGTGGAGTAGAAATGACCTGGTGTATCAGCCAGTGACAGTAATTGGTTGGTTTTCAGCTCGATCTGCCACGATTGATCACCATTCTGTGCAGAGTGCACGATTGTACATAAGAAACATGGTTTGATggtattaaattataaaaaatcacGCACTTTTTAAAGAGCCTTTGATcagcctttttctccaaacctTGCGAGTGAATTAGTCTCGGCACCACTCATTACACTttcttacaccagtctcaaaaacgTCTATTATTGATACTCTGTACAATGATATTGGTAAATGTACCTCAGCTTGTACTTTTATACCATCCTTAATCTGTGTATTCATTTTTTCCACTTATTTATCACTAGGTGCTTATGTGAACGATGCAGGGTTCTGCTCAGATGAGACGGCGAGCCGCTCAGGACTTCGATGCCTGCTACGAGTCCTTGTGTGCCACTCAGGGCTTAGCTCCGGTGGCTGCTGTGAGGTTGGGTCTGAGCCAAGGCGTGCTGGACTTTAACGGAGATGCCATCAGTTTCCCAGACTGGGCTCCTATACTGTCAGCACTAAGTGTTAATAAGCAGCTGCACCATGTCAGTGTGAGAAGTTGCTATCTCTCCAGTTTGGGCTCTCAGGGTGTGCAATCCAATAATCatctttttaattgtaaaaaacaaaaacgcatCTATATCTACTGCTTAATTTAGATCTGGTTCTTTTCTTCAGGTTCCTATAAGCCGTCCTTTAGGAAGAGAACTCCTGTTGTCCATTCCAAAAGCATGACGCTTCAGCTTTGCAAAGCCGTGCAGAAATGCCTGGAGATTTCACGCAGCCTTAAAACGCTCCACCTGCAAGGGCTGCCTCTGAGACCGAGGGACCTCGAAACACTCACTAAAGTAAAAAGCAAACGGGTGTTTAAGCACTAATATTTTGCACGGTGTCCAGTTTTACCATCATGCTTGTCTCTTTTCATCCAGGGTTTGTCCAAGAGCGTGTCATTGGAGCACTTGTCTTTGGCAAACTGTCCCATTTCAGACGATGGactagagagtgagtgagaagggtgaaaatatatttaattgaaatgaaatctacataatttactgattttgcatttttttttttattgctttagcTATCTGTCAGAGTGTGAAGTACTCAACAACTATTAAAACAGTGGATTTCACTGCATGTAATATTACCTGGCGAGGAGCAGAGCACATGGCAAACATTATAAAGGTCAGCTGGGTGATGACAGTGTGCTGGGTTGAGATATAGGAACTGAAACATAATTCTAAGTCTAAGCCCACAAAAACTATCTCAAAATGTAATTTGATGGaaatcgccttgcaccttcagggtctgggttcgattcccgtctctgtgtgcatggagattgcatgttcttcccgtgcttggtgggtttcctccgggtactccggtttcctcccacagtccaaagacatgtaggttgattggcgttcccaaattgcccgtagtgtgtgtatgtgtgtgccctgtgatggattggcaccctgtccagggtgtaccccgcctcgtgccctaaacctcctgggataggctcccgcgaccctgaatacaggataaggcggtatagatgatgaatgagtgagtgagaagtatttatatattatatataaagttctatgtatctaaaaaaaagaatcatttggtttgtttttgagCAGCTCCAGGCAGTCAAGCGACACACCACGGCGTGGGCGGAGACTTTGCGCTACAGGAAGGCGGAGTTCGAGGCAATGAGCGGGCTTCGCAGAATCACGCTCAACGATAACATCCTAATCGGCGACAGAGGAGTCACATCCCtcgctcaggagcttacagaggACCTGTGGGTCAAAGGTCAGACAACATGCATCGAAGGAGCTCTCAGACTAATAAACATTATGGCAGGCTTGGGTGTCTAGGtgattatggtttttattatttatatcatcATGTATTGTCTCTGTAGCGTTGGACCTGCAGAGGTGTGGCATCTCTAACGATGGAGCTCGCATTCTAGAGAAAATGCTCCAGTCCAACGGCACGATGTGTGTATTAGACATCCGGAGGAACCCCCTAGTGGGTCTGTGGATttcaacacacactcaaatataAACACGGAATATCGACTTGATGTGAAATActgatctctttctctctctgtctctctctccctctatatGTCTTTTTAGATAATGAGCTGGTAAAGTCTGTGATTAAGAAAGTGCTTATGAATAATAAAGGTCCGGATTCACAGGTAAGAAACATCCACTTCGGGTAAATGTTCAAGGTACACAAAAAACAGAAGGAATATGAATCACCAGGAGCCACCAGATATGATATCATGATACTTGGGTgcattacaatatatatatatatatatatttatttatttatttatttttatcgtAAAAAGTAccacgattttataaatgtccaaattagttttttatttttttctatattttgttataattctAAATGAAGTTAGTAACTAATTTGCTGAAACAATGCAGAATGCAGTGCTTTGTGGTCTTTTCTAGTGAAGGAAAAAATGTATAGTAATCTAagagggtaagtcaaaaataATCTGCACTATGGCTAgagaattaatattaataaaattatcaaaAAGATAAAtgcattcatacatttttcGACATAgtctccttcctttttttttactacacttCGTCCATCTGGCAACAATACAATGGCCGAGAAGTGAAAACCAAAACAAcgaaaccaaaaacaaaatgaaaataaaacaacataattgaaaacaaaataacaaattcaaaatcaaaataacaaaaccaaatacAATATAGCAAATCAGAAAACTCAACGACATATCcagaaacaaaataccaaatgagaaaacacaacGACAATTCACTCAAACCGGATTTAAATTTGCTAATTAAATTCTCATTGCTGATTGGATGGGATGTCtgtcactcaaaaaaaaaatttcacttgCTCTTTTACATTACTTGCAAAATATCAAACACTAAATTTCGTATCTTAATTCTATTGCAGACTGCAGTAGGTttactgttttaccttttatttGATCTGTCTATTTTATCTTCAGCCCTGACCAGTTTTTCAGTTAAAAGATATTCCCAAAACATATTTCATGGTGGATTAAAAAAACTCACGCTAAAGAGAATTTTCACCAAATTTAGGGCTTTGTGCCAAGCCAATAAAAGTCCATAGTCTCGTCAGACCATTCCGACCAGGGGGTCTCTGTATAGTGTTTTACACcggatttattttttccagtaATGACTGTCTTCAATACAGTAAAAATACGGGCAAAATACAGTCCACCATTGCTCAAGTTTTTGCACGTAAAAAGCTCTTTGGTTAAAGGCAGCACAATTTGTGTTTTGCAGTATTTGTGGTTGAAGCCTCCAGCTAAGGATGCAAACGATCACTCGGGACAAACGAACAGGAGAAGCACAGGAAGAGCTACTTACAGAATCGGTAAGAAGGCCATATTTAATTTATGGTCTTAATTTAATAGCGAGTAATAAAATCCAAATGAGTTGTAgtgtagattttttaaaaatcaggatTGTACGCATAAGCAAATAATACTTATTTTGGATATTACACATTGGAACCTGATTGGCTCTTATAGTTGTGATGTAATAATATCTAATAGATTTATAAAgctttgtttagctgtttttttttaacttgtggCATGTTTGTCTAGGTGTACTAATGTACCATACTCTGTGTGTTAGTTAAAGGCTCGCGGCGGGCGTCTATAGCACCGTGCGGAGGGAGGCCTCCCCGCCCCGGCAGTAACGCTTACATCCCATGGCGCACTGCGGCACGCGCCAAACTTCAGAGGTAAAAGACATCGTGGTAGAAGTGAGTGGTTCAGGATGCGATCAAACAACTAACACTTTTCATACATTTGAGCTATAATGCgcaaagaacaaaataaaaactggttATATATTGTTGgttaatataaatattgcaCTGTTGAGGGGAAAAATGTTTGTGATGTTGTGGCAATTTATGTATacgtatgtatttatttttttaattatacagtacGTTTACATTGTGAAAAGTTTCAGTTCCTCTGTAATCCTACATATGACACACtgaaaactgtaaaaaacaaacaaaaaaaaaaacatttataaaatcatgatacaaaCAGAATAGCATTGCAAATCGAAACGGCATCTAGATATTGTGATAATACTGTATCAGCTGATCCCGATTGCAGAGGTAATAATAAATGCTCTGTTGTCCATCTTTTCTATTAAGATCTAAACCTCTTGTGTCCTGGTCTTGTTTAGGGGTCTTCCTCAGAGTGCTGCGACAGCGGTTCCGACCTTTCaggtttttgcacattttttaaacGGTTTATAATTTTCTTCACTGCCAAATCCAAAACTGCAATAAAATTCTAGTTCATAAGGATCACCTTTGATAACATTCAGGAAAAAATATTCCtcggccatgacttactaagatGTGGGAAAGAgatactacagtatgttgtggcCGTAATGTAGGGTGTTCTATTCCTGCCACATTCCTGGCAGCATTGATCTCATAAAGGATGCGTTGTAAGTAGAGGTTTATAAGTAATGCGACAagtctgatttaaattttagtcGACATTAATTAACAATGAGTTATATGGAAAattagataagtaaataaaaacacacgaTGGACAAACCAAATTGGTATATATTAATACTTGGTAATTCGTGGCTGTAGAATATATTTGTCTCCCCCAAATGTCACCTAGGGGGCTCCGTAAGTGCACTCTGAAATATAGTTGTTTGTCTACTTCAGAATGCCTCCTCCGTTCGAGTCACACTGGAGTCAGAGAGCGAGTCTCAGTCTGATGAAAATGAAAGCGTGTCGCAAAGTGTGCGTACGCCGAGAGCTGGTGAGAACATCGTCAGCAGCCAGTACAGACGTCTGCAGGCAGATTACAGGAGTCTACAGGTACCGCATTCCGTGATCTGTCTATCTCTCCGTCTCTTTGCCTACGTGTTTATGTGCGTTCATTAACAGTACaatattagattaaaaaaagcaGTCCAAAATGAGCATGATCGTGAATTTTA
This region of Clarias gariepinus isolate MV-2021 ecotype Netherlands chromosome 9, CGAR_prim_01v2, whole genome shotgun sequence genomic DNA includes:
- the cep78 gene encoding centrosomal protein of 78 kDa — encoded protein: MQGSAQMRRRAAQDFDACYESLCATQGLAPVAAVRLGLSQGVLDFNGDAISFPDWAPILSALSVNKQLHHVSVRSCYLSSLGSQGSYKPSFRKRTPVVHSKSMTLQLCKAVQKCLEISRSLKTLHLQGLPLRPRDLETLTKGLSKSVSLEHLSLANCPISDDGLETICQSVKYSTTIKTVDFTACNITWRGAEHMANIIKLQAVKRHTTAWAETLRYRKAEFEAMSGLRRITLNDNILIGDRGVTSLAQELTEDLWVKALDLQRCGISNDGARILEKMLQSNGTMCVLDIRRNPLVDNELVKSVIKKVLMNNKGPDSQYLWLKPPAKDANDHSGQTNRRSTGRATYRIVKGSRRASIAPCGGRPPRPGSNAYIPWRTAARAKLQRGLPQSAATAVPTFQNASSVRVTLESESESQSDENESVSQSVRTPRAGENIVSSQYRRLQADYRSLQEQLEEYRLRLTEERNARLKATSRVVELELENNRLQSVNQSLSEAQLSHSVLEDEQVLDSIEASFNKFHAFLDLLKDAGLGQLASMAGIQQSDFGVPNRPQLSSTQRPGQGDKASEQRKDSTAINTVQKASRPHSTTSSSAASAVSRNSRHLQSPRDVTLAPAPHPSILSPSPLDHPEALRQQQSVAPARSHSTRVSGSDKGSRGSKRSSSSASSVHASVNSKLSYSYSEDFSEGKLSPALSSISSSMSQFGSERLDVSEGQRSAVGLAGL